In Populus nigra chromosome 10, ddPopNigr1.1, whole genome shotgun sequence, the following proteins share a genomic window:
- the LOC133705206 gene encoding anther-specific protein BCP1-like, translated as MASKVIVLALVFVAIVGLASAAGPAPSTTVLPAEAPLSDDFIGTDDAAAAGAPSGGDAVVPGPMGSVEAAGEPSGSPKSDSAALKFSAITGVAAVAGYLFF; from the coding sequence ATGGCAAGCAAAGTGATTGTTCTTGCTCTTGTCTTTGTTGCCATTGTTGGGCTGGCATCAGCAGCAGGACCTGCTCCTTCCACAACTGTCCTGCCAGCAGAAGCACCTTTGAGCGATGATTTTATCGGTACTGATGATGCTGCTGCAGCTGGTGCACCCTCTGGTGGTGATGCCGTTGTTCCAGGACCAATGGGAAGTGTTGAAGCAGCTGGGGAACCTTCTGGATCACCCAAAAGTGATTCCGCTGCCCTCAAGTTCTCTGCCATTACAGGAGTTGCCGCTGTTGCTGGCTACCTCTTCTTCTAA